A stretch of the Streptococcus himalayensis genome encodes the following:
- a CDS encoding amino acid permease encodes MENHNFEQEGQFQRKMTSRHLFMLSLGGVIGTGLFLSSGYTIAQAGPLGAVISYLIGAVVVYLVMLSLGELAVAMPVTGSFHTYATKFISPGTGFTVAWLYWICWAVALGTEFLGAGLLMGRWFPAVPTWLFATVFALIIFGINALSVRSFAEAESFFSSIKVIAIIIFILLGFGAMFGWVSFEGKREAILFQHLFSSGAFPKGISALLSVMLAVNYAFSGTELIGIAAGETDNPKVAVPQAIKTTIGRLVVFFVLTIVVLASLLPMDEAGVSTAPFVDVFDKMGIPYAADMMNFVILTAILSAGNSGLYASSRMLWSLANEGMLSKKVVKINEQGVPMRALLLSMLGAVLSLFSSIYAADTVYLALVSIAGFAVVAVWLSIPLAQINFRKAWVKEHQVEDLSYRTPLTPLLPWLTICLLVISIVGIAWDESQRPGLYFGIPFILICYGYHYLRFKKW; translated from the coding sequence ATGGAAAATCATAATTTTGAACAGGAAGGTCAATTTCAACGAAAAATGACCAGTCGTCATCTCTTTATGCTCTCCTTGGGAGGGGTTATTGGAACAGGGCTGTTTTTGAGTTCGGGCTACACGATTGCACAGGCAGGGCCTTTGGGGGCGGTGATTTCTTATTTGATAGGGGCAGTTGTGGTTTATTTGGTCATGCTCTCCCTGGGGGAATTAGCGGTTGCCATGCCGGTGACAGGTTCCTTTCATACCTATGCCACCAAGTTTATCAGCCCAGGAACAGGGTTTACTGTGGCTTGGCTTTACTGGATTTGTTGGGCAGTGGCGCTAGGAACTGAATTTTTAGGAGCTGGCTTGCTAATGGGGCGGTGGTTTCCAGCGGTTCCAACGTGGCTATTTGCGACCGTGTTTGCCTTGATTATTTTTGGCATTAACGCTTTGAGTGTGCGTTCGTTTGCAGAAGCGGAGTCTTTTTTCTCCAGTATCAAGGTAATAGCGATTATTATTTTTATCCTTTTAGGATTTGGAGCCATGTTTGGCTGGGTATCGTTTGAAGGAAAGCGCGAAGCGATTCTTTTCCAGCATTTGTTCAGCAGTGGAGCTTTTCCCAAGGGAATTTCAGCTCTTTTGTCTGTTATGTTGGCGGTCAATTATGCCTTTTCAGGGACAGAGTTGATTGGGATTGCGGCTGGGGAAACGGACAATCCTAAGGTGGCTGTACCGCAAGCGATTAAAACCACGATTGGCCGCTTGGTTGTCTTTTTCGTCTTGACGATTGTGGTACTGGCATCACTCCTTCCTATGGACGAAGCTGGGGTATCAACTGCACCGTTTGTAGATGTCTTTGACAAGATGGGAATTCCTTATGCTGCGGATATGATGAATTTTGTGATTTTAACAGCGATTTTGTCTGCTGGGAATTCCGGGCTTTACGCTTCTAGTCGCATGCTTTGGTCCTTGGCCAATGAAGGCATGCTTTCCAAAAAAGTAGTTAAAATCAATGAGCAAGGGGTGCCTATGCGGGCTCTTCTTCTATCGATGTTGGGAGCGGTTTTGTCCTTGTTTTCTAGTATTTATGCAGCGGATACGGTTTACTTGGCTCTTGTTTCAATCGCAGGATTTGCCGTCGTAGCAGTCTGGCTGTCCATTCCACTTGCTCAAATCAATTTCCGAAAAGCATGGGTAAAAGAACATCAGGTGGAGGATTTGTCTTATCGAACGCCGTTGACACCGCTTCTGCCTTGGCTGACTATTTGTTTGCTTGTGATTTCCATTGTGGGGATTGCTTGGGATGAGTCTCAGCGGCCAGGTCTGTACTTTGGGATTCCTTTTATCCTAATTTGCTACGGTTATCATTATCTTCGGTTTAAAAAATGGTAG
- a CDS encoding PaaI family thioesterase: MLDKSLHEIRVFENFEMVSSEKGHVVVTTEVVEKSLNYYGFAHGGYLFTLCDQISGLVAISTGVDAVTLQSSINYLKSGKLGDTLLIDGRCVHDGRTTKVVDVTVTNQKKEEIVKATFTMFVTGERQL, translated from the coding sequence ATGCTAGATAAATCCTTGCATGAAATTCGTGTCTTTGAAAATTTTGAAATGGTCTCATCTGAAAAGGGTCATGTCGTGGTTACAACGGAAGTAGTCGAAAAGTCCTTAAATTATTATGGTTTTGCCCACGGAGGCTATCTCTTTACCCTTTGTGATCAGATTAGTGGCTTGGTTGCAATTTCGACGGGTGTTGACGCCGTAACGCTCCAATCGAGTATCAATTACCTCAAGTCAGGTAAGCTAGGAGATACCCTTTTGATTGATGGTAGATGTGTTCATGACGGCAGAACGACTAAGGTAGTGGATGTGACAGTGACCAATCAAAAGAAGGAAGAAATCGTTAAAGCAACCTTTACCATGTTTGTCACAGGTGAGCGTCAACTGTAA
- a CDS encoding YjjG family noncanonical pyrimidine nucleotidase, protein MYYKFLLFDLDHTLLDFAAGEEVALTQFLEAMEVTDMASFKAYYKPMNQAMWKDLEQGKISKLDLINTRFSRAFAHFGREVDGREMALLYQKFISQQGQTFEGAVELLQELTALGYELYGATNGVTYIQENRMAHSPIQPFFKEIFISEQMGTKKPEALFYDKIAEQITGFTKERALMIGDSLTADVQGGNNAGIDTVWYNPQGLENHTSAKPTYEVSNYQELLTLLQVNQLGGEKC, encoded by the coding sequence TTGTATTACAAATTTCTACTATTCGACCTTGACCATACCTTGTTGGATTTTGCAGCAGGGGAGGAAGTAGCCTTAACCCAGTTTTTGGAAGCTATGGAAGTAACAGATATGGCGAGCTTTAAAGCCTATTATAAACCGATGAATCAGGCTATGTGGAAGGATTTGGAGCAGGGAAAAATCAGCAAGCTTGATTTAATCAACACACGTTTTTCCCGAGCTTTTGCCCATTTTGGTCGTGAGGTAGATGGCAGAGAAATGGCGCTTCTGTACCAGAAATTCATTAGCCAACAGGGGCAGACATTTGAGGGGGCTGTAGAGTTATTGCAGGAGCTGACAGCTCTAGGTTATGAGCTTTATGGAGCAACAAATGGTGTGACCTATATTCAGGAAAATCGGATGGCTCATTCACCCATCCAACCTTTTTTCAAGGAAATCTTTATTTCTGAACAAATGGGGACCAAAAAGCCTGAGGCTCTCTTTTATGACAAAATAGCAGAGCAGATTACAGGTTTTACCAAAGAAAGAGCCTTAATGATTGGCGATAGTCTGACAGCAGATGTTCAAGGTGGCAATAATGCAGGAATTGACACTGTTTGGTACAATCCACAGGGGCTAGAAAATCACACTAGTGCTAAACCAACCTATGAAGTCAGCAATTATCAAGAATTGCTAACCTTATTGCAAGTCAATCAGTTAGGAGGAGAAAAATGCTAG
- a CDS encoding recombinase family protein — MKKVITIEPARPVHQVEETSVFTRRRVAGYARVSTDHEEQATSYEAQMKYYTDYINSRIDWEFVKMYSDEGITGTNTKSRMGFKEMINDALDGKIDLIITKSVSRFARNTVDSLSTVRKLKEHGVEIYFEKENIWTFDSKGELLITIMSSLAQEESRSISENVKWGKRKQFERGKVSIPFKSTLGFQRGEHGELVVNQEEAKLVRYIFHEFLTGKNCNTIAKSLTEKGILTPMGKTKWTFGTIKRILQNEKYKGDALLQKTFVTDFLTKSTKVNEGELPQYYVENNHEAIIEKEVFELVQVEFVKQKQRKSSKTLFSGKLICESCGAAFGSKVWHSNSKYRRVVYRCNHKYDGDKKCKTPHVIENEVKQWFIEAMNQVIENKAEILANLEALRKVVANTSELDSEISRLETELTDLTSEVEQLISDNTRTIQDQTSYQNTYNQLASQYEEKKAELERLKVEKADKQKRAVKVKDVIDTFTHQQCLLTAFDEKLWNTMVEQVIITKEKSAIFTFKSGQEIII; from the coding sequence ATGAAGAAAGTCATTACCATTGAACCTGCTAGACCTGTTCACCAAGTAGAAGAAACCTCAGTATTCACTAGGCGAAGAGTTGCAGGCTATGCTAGGGTATCAACAGACCATGAAGAACAAGCGACATCGTATGAAGCTCAAATGAAGTACTATACGGATTACATTAACAGTCGTATTGATTGGGAGTTCGTCAAAATGTATTCAGATGAGGGGATTACAGGAACCAATACAAAATCACGGATGGGCTTCAAGGAAATGATTAATGATGCCTTGGATGGAAAAATTGACCTCATCATTACTAAGTCTGTTAGTCGATTTGCCAGAAATACTGTAGACTCACTATCTACTGTTCGGAAGTTAAAAGAGCACGGAGTTGAGATTTACTTTGAGAAGGAGAATATTTGGACATTTGATTCTAAAGGGGAGTTGCTCATCACCATTATGTCAAGTTTAGCGCAGGAGGAGAGTCGCTCTATTTCTGAAAATGTCAAATGGGGGAAACGCAAGCAGTTCGAACGAGGAAAGGTCAGTATTCCCTTTAAGAGCACTCTTGGTTTTCAACGTGGTGAACATGGGGAGTTAGTGGTGAACCAAGAAGAAGCTAAACTAGTTCGCTATATTTTCCATGAGTTTTTGACAGGTAAGAATTGTAACACTATAGCCAAGTCATTGACTGAGAAAGGCATTCTTACCCCTATGGGAAAGACTAAGTGGACGTTTGGAACGATTAAACGGATTCTCCAAAATGAAAAGTACAAGGGTGATGCCCTTCTGCAGAAAACTTTCGTCACTGACTTCCTCACAAAATCAACTAAAGTTAATGAAGGCGAGTTACCACAGTACTATGTTGAGAACAACCATGAAGCCATTATTGAAAAAGAAGTATTTGAATTGGTTCAAGTAGAGTTTGTCAAACAAAAACAACGCAAAAGTTCCAAGACGCTCTTTTCAGGAAAACTGATCTGTGAGAGTTGTGGGGCAGCTTTTGGTAGTAAGGTCTGGCATTCCAATAGTAAGTACCGACGAGTAGTTTATCGCTGTAATCACAAGTATGATGGGGACAAAAAGTGTAAAACACCGCATGTCATAGAAAATGAAGTGAAGCAATGGTTCATTGAAGCGATGAATCAAGTCATTGAAAACAAGGCAGAGATACTAGCTAATCTTGAAGCATTGCGGAAGGTGGTAGCTAACACAAGTGAATTGGATAGTGAGATTTCAAGGCTTGAAACAGAACTAACCGATTTGACGAGTGAGGTGGAGCAACTCATCAGTGACAATACTAGAACGATTCAAGACCAGACAAGCTACCAAAACACCTATAATCAATTGGCAAGTCAGTATGAGGAGAAAAAAGCCGAACTTGAACGACTAAAAGTTGAGAAAGCGGATAAACAAAAACGAGCAGTAAAGGTCAAGGATGTCATTGACACCTTTACTCATCAGCAATGTCTTCTTACAGCTTTTGACGAAAAACTTTGGAATACCATGGTTGAGCAAGTCATCATTACCAAAGAAAAATCAGCTATTTTCACCTTCAAGAGTGGTCAGGAAATTATCATTTGA
- a CDS encoding recombinase family protein — translation MKTVTKIQQRVSPFQSKKKVAAYIRVSHSNLEHSFSNQVSYYNDFIQNKREWEFVGVYADFAISGKSQKERPEFRRLISDCRNGKINCILTKSISRFGRNTLELLETVRELRRLEIEVVFEKENIRTLSVDGELLLTLLASFAQEESTSLSQNIKWRVKERFKQGLPYIPQAIYGYRWNGEKYIIKPHEAEIVRKVFTWYLDGLGVPSIAKKLNDMGETTRLGNIFTKSILYEFFKQEAYFGRLVLQKTYRNDFNRSPKRNTGQRTKYIVDNAHEAIISKELFDKAQAEKKIRSKGRCYRKCYDDAFFKDKVFCQQCGRDMLITKEKKFGYRYNCRTRQQYGISTCPSKTLSERRLVRTVKEQLGDYLGSIQKVMFDSSSNQVTLYFDDDNIQILTLKRGQLK, via the coding sequence TTGAAGACAGTTACTAAAATACAACAGAGGGTTTCTCCCTTTCAATCAAAAAAGAAAGTAGCAGCCTACATTCGTGTTTCACATAGTAATTTGGAACATTCATTTTCAAATCAGGTAAGCTACTACAATGACTTCATTCAAAATAAAAGAGAATGGGAGTTTGTAGGAGTTTATGCGGACTTTGCCATAAGTGGAAAGTCTCAAAAGGAGCGACCTGAGTTTAGAAGACTTATTTCAGATTGTAGGAATGGAAAAATCAACTGTATTCTAACTAAATCTATTTCACGGTTTGGTCGAAACACTCTTGAATTACTGGAAACGGTTCGTGAGTTAAGACGTCTCGAAATTGAGGTTGTTTTTGAAAAGGAGAACATCCGTACTTTATCGGTTGATGGTGAATTACTTTTGACATTGTTAGCATCCTTTGCACAAGAAGAGTCAACCTCACTTAGCCAAAATATCAAATGGAGAGTAAAGGAGCGGTTCAAACAAGGATTACCTTACATTCCTCAAGCTATTTATGGCTACCGTTGGAATGGTGAAAAGTACATCATTAAACCACATGAAGCTGAAATCGTGAGAAAGGTTTTCACTTGGTATTTGGATGGGCTAGGTGTCCCATCCATCGCAAAGAAATTGAATGATATGGGTGAGACAACTCGACTAGGGAACATTTTCACTAAGAGTATTCTTTATGAGTTCTTCAAACAAGAAGCTTATTTTGGTCGATTGGTTTTACAGAAAACTTACCGAAATGATTTCAACCGAAGTCCAAAACGAAATACAGGTCAACGGACGAAATACATCGTAGACAATGCCCATGAAGCCATTATCAGTAAGGAACTCTTTGATAAAGCTCAAGCTGAAAAGAAAATTCGTTCAAAAGGACGGTGTTATCGGAAGTGTTATGACGATGCCTTTTTTAAAGACAAGGTCTTTTGTCAGCAATGCGGACGAGATATGCTTATTACAAAGGAGAAGAAGTTTGGGTATCGCTATAATTGTCGTACACGGCAACAATACGGTATATCAACTTGCCCAAGTAAAACCTTATCAGAGCGTCGTTTGGTACGGACAGTTAAGGAACAACTAGGAGATTATCTCGGTAGCATTCAAAAGGTTATGTTTGATTCTAGTTCAAATCAAGTCACACTCTATTTTGACGACGACAACATTCAAATACTAACACTTAAGCGAGGACAATTGAAATGA
- a CDS encoding SHOCT domain-containing protein, translating into MKKLYQNELTYQLSLKQAHKLWQQQLITQEEYEQFQQIILQKYQPFISQLVG; encoded by the coding sequence ATGAAAAAGTTGTATCAGAATGAGCTGACTTACCAATTATCCCTAAAGCAAGCTCATAAACTCTGGCAGCAACAGCTGATTACACAAGAAGAATACGAGCAATTTCAGCAAATAATCCTTCAAAAATACCAGCCCTTTATTAGCCAATTAGTGGGCTAA
- a CDS encoding RNA polymerase subunit sigma-70 — MTPEQQFAIKQLRQDGLGYKAISHKLSISVNTIKSFCRREGLISQKTNSAKISCDYCPVCSKPLTHIFGKKKKKYCSDTCRLKWWNTHQEKVNRKAYSEYTCVGCQQFFTSYGKQKRKYCSHQCYITNRFGGSQDEKVVSE, encoded by the coding sequence ATGACCCCAGAACAACAATTTGCCATTAAGCAATTACGTCAAGATGGCTTGGGCTATAAAGCGATTAGCCATAAGCTTTCCATCTCTGTTAATACGATTAAATCATTCTGTCGAAGAGAAGGATTGATATCGCAAAAAACAAATTCAGCTAAGATATCATGCGATTATTGTCCGGTTTGCTCAAAGCCTTTGACGCATATTTTTGGAAAGAAGAAAAAGAAATACTGTTCAGATACTTGTCGCTTGAAGTGGTGGAACACTCACCAAGAGAAGGTCAATCGAAAAGCTTACTCTGAATATACCTGTGTTGGTTGTCAACAATTTTTCACTTCTTATGGAAAACAGAAGAGAAAGTATTGCTCGCACCAGTGTTATATCACTAATCGATTTGGAGGTTCTCAAGATGAAAAAGTTGTATCAGAATGA
- a CDS encoding LysM peptidoglycan-binding domain-containing protein: protein MGKHLVICGHGQGRTAYDPGAVNAKLGITEAGKVREVAKRMANYSGTSIDYITDQNVYDYRSLGRLGKGYDSITELHFNAFNGSARGTEVLIQSSLTADKEDEAILSLLSRYFPNRGIKKVDWLYNANEAASRGYSYRLVEIAFIDNEADMAIFESKKEEIAKGLVSAITGAEVKTLVPSPPSNQGRSPNSSTSPTYHVGDRVRVLDHATHYQTGQKITNWVKGRTYNILQVKNVHQSSSKRAYLLGGIKSWVLEQDVAGTSLGHSEQTYTAQKGDTYYGIARKFGLTVDGLLAVNGLKKTDILKVGQTLKVNKGLSSTSSLPTSMASRVVASSLSKVGQKVTVPTNPYGGQCVALVDKIVQELTDKNMSYTNAIDCLKKAQSNGFQVIYDAWGVNPKAGDFYVIDTVGQPFGHIGICVTDSDGESIDGVEQNVDGYSDHNHNGINDQLEIGGGGITRRVKRVFMADGSLYDASGTVKLGKVIGWFRIS from the coding sequence ATGGGAAAACATCTTGTGATTTGCGGACACGGTCAAGGTCGGACAGCCTATGATCCTGGAGCGGTCAATGCCAAATTAGGTATTACAGAAGCTGGTAAGGTGAGAGAAGTAGCGAAGCGAATGGCGAACTATAGTGGAACTTCTATCGACTATATTACTGACCAAAATGTTTATGATTATCGAAGCCTTGGACGTCTTGGTAAGGGATATGACTCGATTACGGAACTGCACTTCAATGCTTTTAATGGCAGTGCTAGGGGAACTGAAGTATTGATCCAGTCTTCTTTAACAGCGGATAAGGAAGATGAGGCTATTTTGTCTCTTCTTTCGCGCTATTTCCCAAATCGAGGGATTAAGAAGGTGGATTGGCTCTATAATGCCAACGAAGCAGCTAGCCGTGGCTACAGCTATCGCTTAGTTGAGATTGCCTTTATTGATAATGAAGCGGATATGGCGATTTTTGAGAGCAAGAAGGAGGAAATTGCGAAAGGGCTTGTTTCTGCCATCACAGGAGCTGAAGTTAAGACCCTTGTGCCCTCCCCTCCCAGTAACCAAGGACGAAGCCCCAATTCTTCTACTAGCCCTACCTATCACGTTGGGGATCGTGTTCGTGTGCTTGATCATGCGACTCATTATCAAACAGGTCAGAAAATCACTAATTGGGTCAAGGGACGCACCTACAACATCCTCCAAGTGAAGAATGTTCACCAGTCCAGCAGCAAGAGAGCCTATCTGTTGGGTGGTATCAAGTCATGGGTGCTGGAGCAGGATGTCGCAGGCACAAGCCTTGGACATTCTGAACAAACCTATACAGCACAAAAGGGAGATACCTATTATGGGATTGCCCGGAAGTTTGGTCTTACGGTTGATGGTCTACTTGCGGTAAATGGTTTGAAGAAAACCGACATTCTAAAAGTTGGACAAACATTGAAGGTAAACAAAGGCTTATCTTCAACGAGTAGCCTTCCAACCAGTATGGCCAGTCGTGTGGTTGCGTCATCCTTATCTAAGGTTGGTCAGAAAGTCACTGTACCAACCAATCCCTATGGTGGGCAGTGTGTGGCTTTAGTGGATAAGATTGTGCAGGAGCTGACCGATAAGAACATGTCTTACACCAATGCGATTGATTGTTTGAAGAAGGCACAATCCAATGGTTTTCAAGTTATCTACGATGCTTGGGGAGTTAATCCCAAAGCAGGTGATTTCTACGTCATTGACACCGTAGGACAACCATTTGGTCATATTGGGATTTGTGTGACGGATTCAGACGGAGAAAGTATTGACGGTGTGGAACAGAATGTCGATGGGTATTCTGATCATAATCATAATGGCATCAACGACCAATTGGAAATCGGTGGTGGTGGAATCACTCGTCGTGTGAAACGAGTCTTTATGGCAGATGGCTCGCTCTATGATGCGTCAGGTACTGTGAAGCTTGGGAAAGTCATCGGTTGGTTTAGAATTTCATAA
- a CDS encoding phage holin family protein, translated as MKELLTLNKLLFSMIGGFVGSLFGELDGILYALLVFIVIDYLTGIFAAVVEKQLSSSIGFRGIFKKIAILCLVSIGYLIDTAIIKQGGTIRTMVIFFYLSNEGLSILENTVRIGLPIPEKLQAILKQMNERGE; from the coding sequence ATGAAGGAATTGTTAACGCTCAATAAACTCCTTTTTTCGATGATTGGAGGATTTGTCGGAAGTCTATTTGGAGAGTTGGATGGTATCTTGTATGCCCTCCTTGTCTTCATTGTGATTGATTATCTGACAGGGATTTTTGCGGCAGTTGTTGAGAAACAGCTATCCAGCAGTATCGGTTTTCGTGGCATCTTTAAAAAGATTGCCATTTTATGTTTAGTTTCAATTGGCTATTTGATTGATACAGCTATTATCAAACAAGGGGGAACGATTCGGACAATGGTGATTTTCTTTTACCTCAGCAATGAAGGTCTAAGTATTTTAGAGAATACTGTTCGAATAGGGTTGCCTATTCCAGAGAAACTACAAGCGATTTTAAAACAAATGAATGAAAGAGGAGAATAG